A region of Chitinophaga horti DNA encodes the following proteins:
- a CDS encoding M56 family metallopeptidase produces the protein MFAEQWLHHPIVAAFGRTLLHSLWQGALAAAIAGLVILCTRRSAASRRYVLIGGIQLLFLAGTLLTFYLTYTAHSPGQVAFNTAAGAPSAIQAARPGFVEALERFLNQYTGWIVLTWALIFMFRTACMGAGLWHIRQLRTTGTQLPDNAWRHRFYDLKHDMGIRKVVKLLESARVKVPLTVGTFKPVVLVPLGLLGNLPAEQLETILMHELAHIRRNDYLVNLVQHITETIFFFNPGLLWVSALLKEEREACCDEIVLAHTKREDAYMQALVSFQEFTLTQNQYAMSLKDHPGQLFARIKRMLTGENEQLGGTGKLMLMAGVLVLATLCFISAAPVAVTTVPASWETVAPVKRILFMQEPTAVPTRRMLAAEPQVRRADTLPTLKRDTLVFAFAPVTMQVQPLSKIDTLTLQVKAIAKMDAISPIQVKLNKIVAIDPISLDTNVQVNTNVRTSINVSSQVQVNVQEPPNAARENNRPTKK, from the coding sequence ATGTTTGCAGAACAATGGTTACATCACCCGATCGTAGCGGCATTTGGCCGCACGTTGTTACATTCCCTCTGGCAGGGCGCGTTGGCTGCGGCAATAGCAGGCCTCGTGATCCTTTGTACGAGGCGATCGGCCGCCTCCCGCAGGTATGTGCTGATTGGTGGTATACAACTGTTGTTCCTGGCCGGCACCCTGCTAACCTTTTACTTAACTTATACAGCCCACAGCCCGGGCCAGGTGGCGTTTAACACCGCTGCTGGCGCTCCTTCCGCCATTCAAGCTGCGCGGCCCGGGTTCGTGGAAGCTTTGGAACGTTTCCTTAATCAATACACCGGGTGGATCGTACTTACCTGGGCATTGATCTTTATGTTCAGAACAGCGTGTATGGGCGCAGGTTTATGGCACATCCGGCAGCTGCGTACCACCGGAACCCAACTGCCCGACAACGCCTGGCGCCACCGCTTCTACGACCTGAAACATGACATGGGCATTCGTAAAGTAGTGAAACTGCTGGAGTCTGCCCGCGTGAAGGTGCCGCTGACAGTGGGTACCTTTAAACCGGTAGTACTGGTGCCTTTGGGCTTACTGGGGAACTTACCGGCCGAGCAGCTGGAAACCATCCTGATGCACGAACTGGCCCACATCCGGCGGAACGATTACCTGGTAAACCTGGTACAACATATTACGGAAACCATTTTCTTTTTCAATCCCGGTCTGCTATGGGTATCCGCGCTTTTGAAAGAAGAGCGGGAAGCTTGCTGCGATGAGATCGTACTGGCGCATACCAAACGGGAGGATGCTTATATGCAGGCATTAGTGTCGTTCCAGGAATTTACGCTCACTCAAAATCAATATGCCATGAGCTTAAAAGATCATCCGGGGCAGTTATTTGCCCGCATCAAAAGAATGCTTACCGGCGAGAACGAGCAGCTGGGTGGCACGGGAAAACTGATGCTGATGGCCGGCGTGCTGGTACTGGCAACCCTTTGCTTTATCAGCGCAGCACCGGTAGCCGTAACCACCGTGCCCGCATCCTGGGAAACCGTAGCACCCGTGAAGCGTATCCTGTTTATGCAGGAGCCAACAGCCGTGCCAACCAGGCGTATGCTGGCTGCGGAACCGCAGGTGCGCCGGGCAGATACCCTCCCTACTCTGAAGAGAGACACCCTCGTGTTCGCCTTTGCGCCGGTAACCATGCAGGTGCAACCGTTATCGAAAATCGATACGTTGACCTTACAGGTGAAAGCCATTGCGAAAATGGACGCGATATCACCCATACAGGTGAAGCTCAATAAAATCGTAGCGATCGACCCGATTTCGCTGGATACGAACGTGCAGGTTAACACAAACGTACGTACATCCATAAACGTTAGCAGCCAGGTTCAAGTTAATGTACAGGAGCCGCCAAATGCTGCCCGTGAAAATAATAGGCCGACTAAAAAATAA
- a CDS encoding BlaI/MecI/CopY family transcriptional regulator, with translation MKKEQQDLQEPTRSELEILQVLWKYGASTVRVVNDKLNEEKREVQYTSTLKLMQIMVEKGLLVRDESQMKHVYSPATEESKTKGFLLDKFVETMYNGSASSLMMQLLGNRKTSKKELDAIKAFLQQVEKGK, from the coding sequence ATGAAGAAAGAACAACAAGACTTACAGGAACCTACCCGTTCCGAGCTGGAGATCTTGCAGGTGCTCTGGAAGTACGGTGCGTCGACTGTACGTGTGGTGAACGACAAACTGAACGAAGAGAAACGGGAAGTACAATATACCTCTACCCTTAAGCTGATGCAGATAATGGTAGAAAAAGGTCTGCTCGTGCGCGACGAGAGCCAGATGAAACATGTGTACAGTCCGGCTACAGAGGAGAGCAAAACGAAAGGCTTCCTGTTGGACAAGTTTGTGGAGACCATGTACAACGGCTCTGCCAGCAGCCTGATGATGCAGCTGCTCGGCAACCGTAAGACCTCTAAAAAAGAGCTGGACGCTATTAAAGCGTTTTTACAACAGGTTGAAAAAGGCAAATAA